The following proteins are encoded in a genomic region of Methylibium petroleiphilum PM1:
- a CDS encoding nitrate reductase subunit alpha, translated as MSHFLDRLTHFKLPQEAFSGDHGRTTGEDRTWEDAYRNRWAHDKIVRSTHGVNCTGSCSWKIYVKGGIVTWETQQTDYPRTRADLPNHEPRGCARGASYSWYLYSANRVKYPMVRGRLLEAWRAALKVSKTPVDAWTLVVENEATRRGYQKVRGMGGFVRSSWDEVNQLIAAANVYTIKKYGPDRVIGFSPIPAMSMVSYAAGSRYLSLIGGVCMSFYDWYCDLPPASPQIWGEQTDVPESADWYNSTYIIAWGSNVPQTRTPDAHFFTEVRYKGAKTVAVTPDYAEVSKLADLWLHPKQGTDAALAMAMGHVALKEFFFDRRAAYFDDYARRYTDLPLLVLLEEKRLPDGRTVLAPGRYLRASDFNGKLGQTNNPDWKTVAFDTVGKAVLPNGSIGFRWGAEGRDDAGKWNLEAKEARHDSDVKLKLSVLEDGAQAHEVVDVAFPYFAGAEVPHFTPSPQAGGELNQARVPAVRLRLGKEGEERHALVATVFDLQAAQYGIDRGLGSGAKSYDDDAPYTPAWQERITGVPRAQVITVAREFAANAEKTRGKSMVIIGAAMNHWYHADMNYRGVINLLMMCGCIGQSGGGWAHYVGQEKLRPQTGWVPLAFATDWIRPPRQQNSTSFFYAHTDQWRYEKLGVESILSPLFKTEADKGKFGGSLIDYNVRAERMGWLPSAPQLKTNPLQVVKDAAAAGQDAKDYAVRALQDGRLEMSCEDPDAPQNWPRNLFVWRSNLLGSSGKGHEYFCKHLLGTENGVQGKDLGRDDAKPHEVKWHEHAPEGKLDLVVTLDFRMSTTCLYSDIVLPTASWYEKNDLNTSDMHPFIHPLSAAVDPVWQARSDWEIYKGFAKAFSEVCVGHLGVEKELVLTPMQHDTPAELAQGWDFKEWRKGECELIPGKTAPVMTVVERDYPGVFKRFTSLGPLMTKVGNGGKGIAWKTEVEVKQLAELNGVDAEGRPRIVSDIDACEVILQLAPETNGHVAVKAWEALGKITGRDHTHLALHREDEKIRYRDVQAQPRKIISSPTWSGLESEKVSYNAGYTNVHELIPWRTLTGRQQFYQDHPWMVAFGEGFSSYRPPVDLKTTAAMLGAKPNGQKEVVLNFITPHQKWGIHSTYSDNLMMLTLNRGGPVIWLSEEDAKAAGIADNDWVELFNVNGAISARAVVSQRVKPGMTMMYHAQEKIINAPGSEITGVRGGIHNSVTRIVTKPTHMIGGYAQYSYGFNYYGTIGTNRDEFVVVRKMAKVDWLDTPADDHLAAVYQAQGENP; from the coding sequence ATGTCCCACTTTCTCGACCGCCTCACGCACTTCAAGCTGCCGCAGGAAGCCTTCTCGGGCGACCACGGCCGCACCACCGGCGAAGACCGCACCTGGGAAGACGCTTACCGCAACCGCTGGGCCCACGACAAGATCGTTCGCAGCACGCACGGCGTCAACTGCACGGGCAGCTGCAGCTGGAAGATCTACGTCAAGGGCGGCATCGTCACCTGGGAAACCCAGCAGACCGATTACCCGCGCACCCGCGCCGACCTGCCCAATCACGAGCCGCGTGGCTGCGCCCGCGGCGCCAGCTACAGCTGGTACCTCTACAGCGCCAACCGCGTGAAGTACCCGATGGTGCGCGGCCGCCTGCTCGAGGCCTGGCGCGCGGCGCTCAAGGTGAGCAAGACGCCGGTGGACGCCTGGACGCTGGTCGTGGAGAACGAAGCCACGCGCCGCGGCTACCAGAAGGTGCGCGGCATGGGCGGTTTCGTCCGCTCGAGCTGGGACGAGGTCAACCAGCTCATTGCCGCGGCCAACGTCTACACGATCAAGAAGTACGGCCCCGACCGTGTGATCGGCTTCAGCCCCATCCCGGCCATGAGCATGGTGAGCTACGCCGCGGGATCGCGCTATCTCTCGCTCATCGGCGGCGTCTGCATGAGCTTCTACGACTGGTACTGCGACCTGCCGCCGGCCAGCCCCCAGATCTGGGGCGAGCAGACCGACGTACCCGAGAGCGCCGATTGGTACAACAGCACCTACATCATCGCCTGGGGCAGCAACGTGCCGCAGACGCGCACGCCCGATGCGCACTTCTTCACCGAGGTGCGCTACAAGGGCGCCAAGACGGTGGCCGTCACGCCCGACTACGCCGAGGTCAGCAAGCTCGCCGACCTGTGGCTGCACCCCAAGCAGGGCACCGACGCGGCGCTGGCCATGGCCATGGGCCATGTGGCGCTGAAGGAGTTCTTCTTCGATCGACGCGCCGCCTACTTCGACGACTACGCGCGGCGCTACACCGACCTGCCGCTGCTGGTGCTGCTCGAAGAGAAGCGCCTGCCTGATGGGCGCACGGTGCTGGCCCCGGGGCGCTACCTGCGGGCCAGTGACTTCAACGGCAAGCTCGGCCAGACCAACAACCCCGACTGGAAGACGGTCGCCTTCGACACCGTCGGCAAGGCCGTGCTGCCCAATGGCTCCATCGGCTTCCGCTGGGGCGCCGAGGGCCGCGACGACGCTGGCAAGTGGAACCTCGAGGCCAAGGAGGCTCGCCATGACAGCGACGTGAAGCTCAAGCTCAGCGTGCTGGAAGACGGCGCGCAGGCGCACGAGGTCGTGGACGTGGCCTTCCCCTACTTCGCCGGCGCCGAGGTGCCGCACTTCACGCCCAGCCCGCAGGCCGGTGGCGAGCTCAACCAGGCCCGTGTCCCGGCCGTGCGCCTGCGCCTGGGCAAGGAAGGCGAGGAGCGCCACGCCCTGGTGGCCACGGTGTTCGACCTGCAGGCCGCGCAGTACGGCATCGACCGCGGCCTCGGCAGCGGTGCAAAGAGCTATGACGACGACGCCCCGTACACCCCCGCCTGGCAGGAGCGGATCACTGGCGTGCCGCGCGCCCAGGTGATCACCGTCGCCCGCGAGTTCGCGGCCAATGCCGAGAAGACACGGGGCAAGTCGATGGTGATCATCGGCGCGGCGATGAACCACTGGTACCACGCCGACATGAACTACCGCGGCGTCATCAACCTGCTGATGATGTGCGGCTGCATCGGCCAGAGCGGCGGCGGCTGGGCGCACTACGTGGGTCAGGAGAAGCTGCGCCCGCAGACCGGCTGGGTGCCGCTGGCCTTTGCCACCGACTGGATCCGCCCCCCTCGGCAGCAGAACAGCACCAGCTTCTTCTACGCCCACACCGACCAGTGGCGCTACGAGAAGCTGGGCGTCGAGAGCATCCTGAGCCCGCTGTTCAAGACCGAGGCCGACAAGGGCAAGTTTGGCGGCAGCCTGATCGACTACAACGTGCGCGCTGAGCGCATGGGCTGGCTCCCCAGCGCGCCGCAGCTCAAGACCAACCCGCTGCAGGTGGTGAAGGACGCCGCCGCCGCCGGCCAGGACGCCAAGGACTACGCCGTGCGCGCGCTGCAGGACGGCCGCCTGGAGATGAGCTGCGAGGACCCCGACGCGCCGCAGAACTGGCCACGAAACCTGTTCGTCTGGCGCAGCAATCTGCTAGGCAGCAGCGGCAAGGGCCACGAGTACTTTTGCAAGCACCTGCTGGGGACCGAGAACGGCGTGCAGGGCAAGGACCTCGGCCGCGACGACGCCAAGCCGCACGAGGTGAAGTGGCACGAGCACGCGCCCGAGGGCAAGCTCGACCTCGTGGTGACCCTCGACTTCCGCATGAGCACCACCTGCCTGTACAGCGACATCGTGCTGCCCACGGCCAGCTGGTACGAGAAGAACGACCTCAACACCAGCGACATGCACCCCTTCATCCACCCGCTGAGCGCGGCCGTGGATCCGGTGTGGCAGGCGCGCAGCGACTGGGAAATCTACAAGGGCTTCGCCAAGGCCTTCAGCGAGGTCTGCGTCGGCCACCTGGGCGTGGAGAAGGAACTGGTGCTGACGCCCATGCAGCACGACACGCCCGCCGAGCTGGCGCAGGGCTGGGACTTCAAGGAGTGGCGCAAGGGCGAGTGCGAGCTGATCCCCGGCAAGACGGCGCCGGTGATGACGGTGGTGGAGCGCGACTACCCTGGCGTCTTCAAGCGATTCACCTCGCTGGGCCCCTTGATGACCAAGGTCGGCAACGGCGGCAAGGGCATCGCCTGGAAGACCGAGGTCGAGGTCAAGCAGCTGGCTGAACTCAACGGCGTAGACGCCGAAGGCCGCCCGCGCATCGTGAGCGACATCGACGCCTGCGAGGTGATCCTTCAGCTCGCGCCCGAGACCAACGGCCACGTCGCCGTGAAGGCCTGGGAGGCCCTGGGCAAGATCACCGGCCGCGACCACACGCACCTGGCGCTGCACCGCGAGGACGAGAAGATCCGCTACCGCGACGTGCAGGCGCAGCCGCGCAAGATCATCAGCAGCCCCACGTGGAGCGGTCTGGAGAGCGAGAAGGTCTCGTACAACGCCGGCTACACCAACGTGCATGAGCTGATCCCCTGGCGAACCCTCACCGGGCGCCAGCAGTTCTACCAGGACCACCCCTGGATGGTGGCCTTCGGAGAGGGCTTCAGCAGCTACCGCCCGCCGGTGGACCTGAAGACCACGGCCGCGATGCTGGGCGCCAAGCCCAACGGGCAGAAGGAGGTGGTGCTGAACTTCATCACGCCGCACCAGAAGTGGGGCATCCACAGCACCTACAGCGACAACCTGATGATGCTGACGCTCAACCGCGGCGGCCCCGTCATCTGGCTGAGCGAAGAAGACGCCAAGGCCGCGGGCATTGCCGACAACGACTGGGTCGAGCTGTTCAACGTGAACGGCGCGATCTCGGCGCGGGCGGTGGTCAGCCAGCGCGTCAAGCCGGGCATGACCATGATGTACCACGCCCAGGAAAAGATCATCAACGCGCCAGGCTCGGAGATCACCGGCGTGCGCGGGGGCATCCACAACTCGGTGACGCGCATCGTCACCAAGCCCACGCACATGATCGGCGGCTACGCGCAGTACAGCTACGGCTTCAACTACTACGGAACCATCGGCACCAACCGCGACGAGTTCGTGGTGGTGCGCAAGATGGCCAAGGTGGACTGGCTGGACACCCCGGCCGACGACCACCTTGCTGCCGTGTACCAGGCCCAGGGCGAGAACCCCTGA